The Merismopedia glauca CCAP 1448/3 DNA window AGAGTTTTCGACATCCTCAAGAGTTGAATTGACTATTAAAGACTAGTCGGCGATCGCCTATATTTTGTTCCCAGTTATATTATGGATGAATAGAACCATCAGGTGCGATCGCTCCTTCCAAATTGGCTCTATCTAAGTTTGTACCTCTGAGGTTAGCATCTTTTAAATTGGCTTGTTGTAGATTAGCACCCATTAAATTTGCACCTCGTAAGTTCGCACCTTGCAAGTTTGCACCTGTTAAATTAGCTTTACCAAAATTTGCCCAACGACAATCGGTTTCAATTAGAATAGCTTCTGATAAATTCGCTCGAAATAGATCGGCTTTAGTTAGATGAGCCATTGATAAATTAGCTTTTTCTAGGTTAGCTTTAAATAATTTAGCTTCCATCAATTCGGCATTTTGCAAATGAGCATAATTTAAGTTAGCTAAAATTAAAACCGCACATCTCAAATTAGCTGCTCTAAAGCTACAACCAACTAGGTTAGCTTCGCTAAAATCGCTATTTGTTAGCTTAGCTTCTGATAAATCTGCGCCAATCAAATTAGCATTATTTAAATCGCTGTTTGTCAAATCTGCGCGACTGAGATTAGCACTAATTAATTGCGCTCCCACTAGGTTAGCTTCTATTAATTCAGCACCAGATAAGTTAGCAAAACTCAAGTTAGCATCATTTAAATGGGCAGAAATCAATTTAGAGGCTGAAAGGTTAGTTTTAGACAAATTTACGCCTTGTAGATTTATTCCTCTCAGATTCATGTAGCTTAAATTGATATCGCTCATATCCAATTCTATGCGATCGCTCCTCCATTTCTCCCAAGCCACAGCACCCGCTAGTAAAGCTGCTAAATCTTCTAAATTCGCCATGCACGAACCTCC harbors:
- a CDS encoding pentapeptide repeat-containing protein, whose amino-acid sequence is MANLEDLAALLAGAVAWEKWRSDRIELDMSDINLSYMNLRGINLQGVNLSKTNLSASKLISAHLNDANLSFANLSGAELIEANLVGAQLISANLSRADLTNSDLNNANLIGADLSEAKLTNSDFSEANLVGCSFRAANLRCAVLILANLNYAHLQNAELMEAKLFKANLEKANLSMAHLTKADLFRANLSEAILIETDCRWANFGKANLTGANLQGANLRGANLMGANLQQANLKDANLRGTNLDRANLEGAIAPDGSIHP